A window of the Scleropages formosus chromosome 21, fSclFor1.1, whole genome shotgun sequence genome harbors these coding sequences:
- the LOC108920991 gene encoding glutathione S-transferase P-like, translating to MAPIELTYFPVRGRGNAMKLIMYDQGVEWTDKVVTIEEWMKGDLKKTCLFGQLPKLKDGDLVLYQSNAILRHLARKHGLYGKDGKEAALIDMMNDSIEDLRVKYLRMIYQEYETGKEKYIKELPGHLCYFEAILAKCPSGFLVGDKISFADYNLYDFLVVQKILCCKCLDNFPSLKGYVDKIGSRPKVKAFMESDSCTKLPVNGNGKQ from the exons TGGCTCCGATTGAACTCACCTACTTTCCAGTTAGAG GGCGCGGCAATGCCATGAAGCTCATCATGTACGACCAGGGCGTGGAGTGGACTGACAAAGTGGTCACCATTGAAGAGTGGATGAAAGGGGACCTCAAGAAGACCTGT TTGTTTGGCCAGCTGCCCAAACTGAAGGATGGAGACCTAGTCCTGTACCAGTCCAACGCTATTTTGAGACATCTGGCTCGCAAGCATG GGCTTTATGGGAAAGATGGCAAGGAGGCTGCTCTCATTGACATGATGAACGACAGCATTGAAGACCTTCGAGTCAAATACCTCCGCATGATTTATCAAGAATAC GAAACTGGTAAAGAAAAGTACATCAAGGAGCTTCCTGGACACCTCTGCTATTTTGAAGCAATTCTGGCGAAATGCCCATCAGGATTTCTGGTTGGGGACAAG ATCTCCTTTGCAGACTACAACCTGTATGATTTCCTTGTCGTCCAGAAGATCCTCTGCTGCAAGTGCCTGGACAACTTTCCTTCCTTGAAGGGCTATGTAGACAAGATAGGTTCGCGACCCAAAGTGAAAGCCTTCATGGAGTCAGACAGCTGCACGAAGCTGCCTGTCAATGGCAACGGCAAGCAGTAA
- the LOC108920990 gene encoding photoreceptor outer segment membrane glycoprotein 2-like, producing the protein MMCAVCKCRVTQELSATGPVFVVLLSGLPHKNKAALRQSENPSAKLLKCTSRKEFFFPTSDAPLADYSCTAFVIRSPPAADRNEMAVLKVTFTKTKRDKLAQVLWILNWVSVVTGMILLSLGLFLKVEIQQRRELMSDREVHSVPNMLIAVGLIACGINFLGGKICYDCVDTAKFLRWKLLMLPYIICTFFFTFLLLVGALMCYCMRNELEESLFVGLRDAMRYYKDTDTPGRCFLKRTVDMLQIQFQCCGNDGFQDWFYVQWIGNRYLDMSSAEVTDRLRSNVEGKYLMDSVPFSCCNPSSPRPCIQQQVTNNPAHFNYDYQEEELNLWMRGCRQALLEYYTHIMQSIGLTVLIIWLFELSVLTGVRYLQTAMENVLRQGDPDSESDGWLLENSFAETARYNFNIIKNLGKCYQVDDDPNIDVPSTAQHESDKVPPKQIPVPS; encoded by the exons ATGATGTGTGCGGTGTGTAAGTGTCGAGTCACTCAGGAACTCAGTGCAACGGGCCCCGTGTTTGTTGTTCTGCTTTCAGGACTACCGCACAAGAATAAGGCTGCTCTACGGCAGTCCGAGAATCCTTCGGCTAAGCTTCTTAAATGCACTTCCAGAAAAGAGTTCTTCTTCCCCACCTCTGACGCTCCCCTAGCTGATTACAGCTGCACGGCCTTCGTCATCCGCTCCCCCCCGGCAGCCGACCGAAACGAGATGGCCGTGCTGAAGGTGACTTTTACCAAAACCAAGCGAGATAAGCTGGCTCAAGTGCTGTGGATCCTGAACTGGGTTTCTGTGGTGACAGGTATGATCCTGCTCAGCCTGGGCCTCTTCCTGAAGGTGGAGATACAGCAGCGGCGTGAACTGATGTCCGACCGCGAAGTGCACTCCGTGCCCAACATGCTGATTGCCGTGGGCCTCATTGCCTGCGGCATCAACTTCCTGGGTGGCAAGATTTGCTATGACTGTGTGGACACCGCTAAGTTCCTGCGCTGGAAGCTGCTCATGCTTCCCTACATCATCTGTACCTTCTTCttcaccttcctcctcctggTAGGGGCACTCATGTGCTACTGTATGCGCAACGAGTTGGAGGAATCGCTGTTTGTCGGCCTGCGCGATGCCATGCGCTACTACAAGGATACGGACACACCAGGGCGCTGCTTCCTCAAGCGTACAGTCGACATGCTGCAGATCCAGTTCCAGTGCTGCGGCAACGACGGCTTCCAGGACTGGTTCTACGTCCAGTGGATCGGCAACCGCTACCTGGACATGTCCAGTGCAGAAGTGACGGA CCGACTGAGGAGCAATGTGGAGGGCAAGTACCTGATGGACAGCGTGCCGTTCAGCTGCTGCAATCCCAGCTCACCGCGGCCCTGCATCCAGCAGCAGGTGACCAACAACCCTGCCCACTTCAACTACGACTACCAAGAAGAGGAGCTGAACCTGTGGATGCGCGGCTGCCGGCAGGCACTGCTTGAGTACTACACCCACATCATGCAATCCATTGGGCTCACTGTCCTCATAATCTGGCTCTTTGAG CTTTCGGTGCTGACCGGAGTGCGATACTTGCAAACAGCCATGGAGAATGTGCTCCGCCAGGGTGACCCCGACTCTGAGTCAGACGGCTGGCTCTTGGAGAACAGCTTTGCCGAAACGGCTCGGTACAATTTCAACATTATCAAAAACTTGGGAAAGTGCTACCAGGTTGATGATGACCCCAACATCGACGTCCCCAGTACTGCTCAACACGAGTCCGATAAAGTGCCCCCGAAACAAATCCCTGTTCCAAGCTAG